From Spirosoma aerolatum, one genomic window encodes:
- a CDS encoding PQQ-dependent sugar dehydrogenase, giving the protein MITFYGSTGHFAELNRSILQKSTLITLVGTLMVVLMSRVQAQTFPASFSQVQVTNGLTSPTAMAFAPDGRIFVTEQGGALRVIKNGSLLPTPFIQLTVDDSGERGLIGIALDPGFTTNHYLYLYHTVPGSSAHNRISRYTANGDVVLTGSEVVILDLTSLSSATNHNGGAMCFGPDGKLYVGVGENANGANAQNLDNYLGKILRINADGSAPADNPFPTGSEPRKRIWGYGLRNPYTIAVQPGTGRIFVNDVGQSTWEEINEATTAGLNFGWPNAEGNSSNQAYTNPVFAYPHSGNGSGCAITGGAFFNPASTTYPPALVGRYFYQDLCSNWIYSLDLSTTPATSSSFATGLPGSSLNISMGLDGKLYYLSRDAGALYKFMYQAPDLSPTIVLPQSNFNPNDSRNFAVTIFEAEGYATPPGSVTVTVSAPTGYSLSFNQSLTTIDVSGSGMTSVNNGQWSISRNVSNQQLSLTMNSGQSIGAGETSILGVTITRTSANAGSTANVTINVTNDSSRTYDTNPTNNVYARIINGL; this is encoded by the coding sequence ATGATAACTTTTTACGGTTCAACTGGCCATTTTGCGGAGCTTAATCGGTCAATTCTTCAGAAGAGCACGCTGATTACTTTGGTTGGCACTTTGATGGTGGTGTTAATGAGTCGTGTTCAGGCTCAGACCTTTCCTGCCAGCTTTAGCCAGGTTCAGGTAACGAATGGCCTTACCAGCCCAACAGCTATGGCATTTGCGCCTGATGGCCGCATTTTCGTAACGGAACAGGGAGGGGCTTTACGGGTGATAAAAAATGGATCGTTGCTGCCTACACCTTTTATTCAGCTAACGGTCGATGACTCTGGTGAGCGCGGGCTCATTGGTATAGCGCTTGACCCTGGTTTTACCACCAATCATTACCTTTATCTGTACCATACGGTTCCAGGCTCGTCAGCGCATAATCGAATCAGTCGGTATACGGCCAATGGCGATGTGGTACTGACTGGTAGCGAAGTCGTGATTCTGGATTTAACCTCACTGAGCAGTGCTACCAATCACAATGGGGGGGCTATGTGTTTTGGGCCTGATGGTAAACTATACGTTGGCGTTGGTGAAAACGCTAATGGCGCCAATGCCCAGAACCTGGACAATTATTTAGGGAAGATTTTGCGGATCAATGCCGACGGAAGCGCACCGGCCGATAATCCGTTTCCAACCGGGTCGGAGCCGCGCAAACGCATATGGGGCTATGGACTGCGTAACCCATATACGATAGCCGTTCAACCGGGCACGGGGCGAATTTTTGTAAACGACGTTGGGCAAAGTACCTGGGAAGAGATCAATGAGGCAACAACGGCGGGTTTGAATTTTGGCTGGCCCAATGCTGAAGGCAACAGCAGTAACCAGGCTTATACGAACCCTGTATTCGCTTATCCGCATTCAGGCAATGGGAGTGGATGTGCTATTACGGGGGGAGCGTTTTTTAATCCGGCCAGTACAACCTATCCTCCTGCTCTTGTTGGCCGCTATTTTTACCAGGATTTATGCAGCAACTGGATTTATAGCCTCGATCTGTCGACAACTCCCGCTACATCATCATCGTTTGCTACCGGCCTTCCGGGAAGTTCCCTAAACATATCGATGGGCCTGGACGGAAAACTATATTATCTGAGTCGCGATGCGGGGGCGCTCTACAAATTCATGTATCAGGCTCCCGACTTAAGCCCTACAATCGTGTTGCCTCAATCTAATTTTAACCCTAACGACTCTCGCAATTTTGCGGTAACTATTTTTGAGGCAGAAGGCTACGCAACACCGCCGGGTAGCGTGACCGTTACTGTTTCGGCCCCGACTGGCTACTCGCTTTCCTTCAATCAGTCATTGACGACCATCGATGTATCGGGGTCGGGAATGACATCAGTAAATAATGGCCAATGGTCCATCAGTCGTAATGTGAGTAACCAGCAACTTTCACTGACAATGAACTCCGGGCAATCCATCGGTGCTGGAGAAACTTCCATACTGGGCGTAACGATTACACGAACGTCGGCCAATGCGGGCAGTACGGCTAATGTAACTATTAATGTAACGAATGATAGTAGTCGAACGTACGATACCAATCCCACCAACAATGTGTATGCCCGAATTATTAACGGTTTATGA
- a CDS encoding DUF3244 domain-containing protein — MTNLTAAFLLSASTLFNPTTPKTLSFDASAYVTADHQIRLAVQKSADQPVEVFLRNKGGEVLYQRIMGKKETRYAVKLNINDLADGEYELEIKSAEGSITKQVNVATQPVQQTSRTIAMQ, encoded by the coding sequence ATGACAAATCTGACCGCTGCCTTCCTGTTAAGTGCTTCGACTCTGTTCAATCCGACTACCCCCAAAACGCTTTCTTTCGATGCCAGCGCGTATGTTACTGCTGACCATCAAATTCGGCTGGCCGTTCAGAAGTCGGCCGATCAACCAGTTGAAGTGTTCCTTCGTAATAAAGGTGGAGAAGTTCTCTATCAGCGGATTATGGGGAAAAAAGAGACGCGATACGCAGTTAAGCTAAATATTAACGACTTGGCAGATGGCGAATACGAACTGGAAATTAAGTCTGCTGAAGGCAGCATTACCAAACAGGTTAATGTGGCGACTCAACCCGTTCAGCAAACGAGCCGCACAATTGCAATGCAATAG
- a CDS encoding capsule assembly Wzi family protein produces the protein MKQIYLFSILFFSVHQLLHAQSAGFHQAYVEVGALASSTDRTPFWLRANQFGTVPYSTPIGSLRVGAKGTVVLSDTLGKAPDRAWRLTYGAEAIGNAGKQNQLLAPEYYISLTHRQIEFVVGRRREVIGLVDTTLTSGSYSWSGNALPIPKVQFGTRGFAPLGRKQWLAINAFMAHGWFANTEYMQHSFLHQKSVIFRIGKPSATVRGYVGINHSVQWGGHSDYLDYHYAVDGQLPGELRDFPNVFLAIRTNGLNNPRITSFDYTNLYGNHVGSIDLGVEVRLPSANLMLYHQHSYEDASGVFFKNAPDGLTGLRIRPVRSGSSGFHVDDFLIEFLSTLDQGGPIFEPWNGLSGNDNYFNNGQYQEGWAYKNRIIGTPFITLKDDVLPEYVYPSSLAVNNNRVQVAHLAMRAGVGRRISLLAKVSYSRNMGTYGILFSNKPKQLSSVIQLGMPLNWLDGLSLTASVAADIGQLYTNTIGGYVGLRKTVWRR, from the coding sequence ATGAAGCAGATATACTTATTTTCTATCCTCTTTTTTAGTGTTCATCAATTATTACATGCCCAATCAGCAGGCTTTCATCAGGCTTATGTAGAGGTGGGGGCTTTGGCTTCGTCAACTGATCGAACGCCCTTCTGGCTTCGGGCCAATCAGTTTGGCACTGTTCCGTACTCGACGCCAATTGGCAGTCTGCGTGTGGGCGCTAAAGGGACTGTAGTACTTTCGGATACACTTGGTAAAGCACCAGATCGAGCCTGGCGGCTTACTTATGGCGCCGAGGCCATAGGAAATGCCGGAAAACAGAACCAACTGCTGGCCCCTGAGTATTACATTTCCCTCACACATCGGCAGATTGAGTTTGTCGTTGGTCGTCGACGAGAGGTAATTGGGTTAGTCGATACAACTCTTACATCGGGATCGTATTCCTGGTCTGGCAATGCGCTTCCGATTCCTAAGGTTCAGTTTGGAACCCGGGGGTTTGCACCACTGGGCCGCAAGCAGTGGCTGGCCATCAACGCCTTTATGGCTCATGGTTGGTTCGCCAATACGGAGTACATGCAGCATTCCTTTCTGCATCAGAAATCGGTTATTTTTCGAATTGGTAAACCTTCGGCCACCGTGCGAGGGTATGTGGGTATCAACCATAGCGTTCAATGGGGCGGCCATTCCGATTATCTGGATTACCACTATGCGGTTGACGGCCAGCTTCCGGGCGAACTTCGTGATTTCCCGAATGTATTTCTGGCGATTCGGACCAATGGGCTAAATAATCCACGAATCACTTCGTTCGACTATACAAATCTATACGGGAACCATGTAGGCAGTATCGACCTGGGGGTTGAAGTGAGATTACCCTCGGCTAATCTGATGCTTTATCATCAGCATAGCTATGAAGATGCCTCGGGTGTATTTTTTAAGAATGCACCGGATGGATTGACTGGGTTACGAATCCGGCCTGTCAGATCAGGTTCGTCGGGCTTTCATGTCGACGATTTCCTAATTGAATTTCTTAGCACGCTTGACCAGGGAGGACCGATATTTGAACCATGGAATGGGTTATCTGGCAATGATAATTATTTCAACAATGGGCAGTACCAGGAGGGCTGGGCCTATAAAAATCGTATTATAGGTACGCCGTTTATTACCCTAAAGGATGATGTACTCCCTGAGTATGTGTACCCCTCTAGCCTGGCCGTCAATAACAACCGGGTGCAGGTAGCACATTTAGCCATGCGTGCCGGAGTAGGGCGACGAATCAGTTTGCTGGCTAAGGTGTCATATAGTCGGAATATGGGTACCTATGGCATTCTTTTTTCGAATAAGCCTAAACAATTGTCGTCGGTAATTCAATTAGGTATGCCTCTGAACTGGTTAGACGGGCTTTCGCTGACGGCTAGCGTTGCTGCCGATATTGGTCAGTTATATACGAATACGATTGGTGGGTACGTAGGTCTTCGTAAAACGGTTTGGCGTAGATAG